Within the Candidatus Babeliales bacterium genome, the region AAGTTCAAGTGTCCTATTGTAGTATGGAAGTGATTCTGCCAGGAGTCCCATTTTTTTGAAGGTGAAGCCAATATTGTATAATATTGATGGATTGTTTGGTATAAGGCGATCGAGATATTGATATATTGCGAGAGATTCATCAAGTCTGTTAACTAAGTTGTATGTGTTACCAAGTTCAAAGCGTAAGTTGATATGATCTGGTTCAAGTTCAAGTCCTTCGGTAATAATATCTATTGATTGATTAAAAAAATGCTTATCGTTGTAGAGGCGTGCAAGCAGGATGCGAGCATCCCCATTTTTTGGTTCTATGAACAACGATCTTTTTAGTGGATCAATTGCATCGTTTGGTTGTTTTACATCGATCATTATTTTTGCGATTTGCATAAATGCGCGATGATGATCTTTTTTGTATTGAATGGCTCTTTTGTAAGCATATAAAGCTTCAGGATATTTTTTTGCATAATAAAGTGCTTGTCCCAGATTAAAAAAAATTTGCGCACTTGTAGGATTTAATGCAAGAGCTTGTTTATAAAATGCAATTGCTTCTTCATAATGTTCAAGTGAGAAAAGTCCGTTTGCGTGTTTGCAGAGTGCTTCGAATGAGAGGTAATCAACATGCGAATGAGGTTGTGGTTTATTTATATAACTTTCTATTGCTTGAAACGTAATTGTATCTTTTGCGTGGCAAAGGGGTGATATTGCGAGAAGCAGAAACGCAACCCTTCGATACGTTTTTGAAGCAAAAACACTCAGGGCGAGCGGAAAGAAGAGAATATATTTCTTAGACTTTGGGGTTGACTCTGATCCGCTCGTCCTGAGTGCCACCGTAGGTGGTGTATCGAAGGATGAAGCGAGGATAGAATAGGGTGTATTTTTGATTTGCTTCATAAAAAAACTCCTTTTTTGTGTTTTCACATTTTGATTTTGTTATACACAAGAAAGGATTTTTTATCAATGTAACAATTCATTTTGAAGATATAGAAAGAATGTACAATTTTTTAGATGTATGTATGATAACCCCTGATTGATGTAAAAAGGTAGTTGTTTTTTTAAAATACGAGGGTGCTATGATTTCATGTATGGGTAAAAAAATTTTGTTATTGAGTGGTCTTATGGTGGGATGATTATTGGAATGGATCTGCATAAGGATAATTGTGTAGCGACGCCCATAAATGCACCGGTAATGGGTTCAGATAAAACAGCACACACTGTTTTCTTTTTTCACAAAGATAATCCCAGCAAACTTTTATTTCATAGTGACAATTTTAATCGTCCCGTCAAATCAACAGATTGGGACAATGAAAAACATGGTATTTTGCACATACATTTTGAAGATGGTAATAAGCTTGAGATTGATGTGAATAAGCCTTTGGAAGTTAAGTAAGAATTTAAATTATTGTTTGTTGGAGCCCTCATATAACATAGCGAAATGCGAGGGCTCCAAGTTTTTTAATTTTTATCTGCGTCTGGCATCCAATTCTTAATATATTTAACCAAAGGAGCGATGCCTTTTTTTGATAAAGATGAAACAACCACATAAGGTTGATATTTTTCAAGTGCGCCGCTTAACAGTGTTGTATCAGTTTTGTCTGCTTTGTTGAAAACATATAACATCGGTGTTTCGACTTGTAAATCTGTTAAAATTTCATGAACTACGCGAATATGATTTTCCCAGCCTGGATCTGCAACATCAATTACATGGAGCAATAAATCGGCATGATGTAATTCTGAAAGTGTTGATTTAAATGCATCGATTAATCGTGGGGGAAGTTGTTGAATAAATCCAACAGTGTCAGAAATTGTACCCTTCTTTTTACCATCAATAAACAACGAGCGTGTTGTGGTATCAAGTGTTGCAAAAAGTTTGTCTTCGGCAAGTACATTACTGTTGGTTAAGATATTAAGAATTGTTGATTTTCCTGCGTTGGTATATCCAATAAGGCAGATGTTTGGCTCATTATTGCTCAGGCGTTGTTTGCGTTGTGTTTCACGTGCGCTATGCATTTTTGCCAGATGTCTTTTAAGTTGTAGAATACCGTCTTCAATGTGACGAGTTTCTTTTTCTTTTGCTGTTTCACCAAAACCGCCGCGGACACCAATGGCACCAGATTGCTGAGCAAAGTGAACACCTTTTCCTGCAAGACGTGATTTTTTATGTTGAAGTTGCGCGATAGCAACTTGCATTTTACCTTCGGCGGTGTGAGCAGATTTTTCAAAAATTTCTAAAATAAGTTCAGTACGATCAAAAATCTTGCAATGTAATAATTCGCCCAAATTACCCGCTTGACGTGAAGAAAGTGCTTCAGATACAATCACTTCTTCAATGTCATTTTCATCACAAAAATTCTTTACTTCTTCACGTTTACCTTTGGTCAAAAAGTAACCCGGGTCAATGTCACGAATTTTTATCATCATTTCTTCAGGTTCGTGCACGCCATTTGTGCGAGCTAAATTACGAAATTCTTCAAAATATGATTCCATATTGACTAAGTAATGTTCAGGTGTTTGTACGCCCAACAGAAGCGTTTTTGGGTGGACTGTGGTAGCGGTAGCTTGTTTTTTCATAAATTTGATCGCTTTTAAGCCGTCTGAGGGTCAATAGTTTTTACAATTATAGCATAAATTTGCTTATTGTGTAGCGTTAGGTATGGCCTGAGGGGAAGTTTTGTGATAAGATAATCCAATAAAAAAATAAAGCGCATTCTTGTGTCTTGTAAAAGGATTTTTGGTATGTTTGATTTTCTTTCGCAAAAATTTTCATCTCTTTTTTCTCGTCTGACTGAAGTTACAACCTTAACAGAAGATAATATTCAAGAAACGCTTGAGGCTGTTCAAGGAGGATTGCTTGAGGCGGATGTTCCGTATGGTGTTGTGCAGCAATTCATTGAATCGGTAAAAAATGAAGTTGTTGGGCAAAAAATAACCGCAAAACTAAAGCCTGCAGAGCAGTTGATGAAGGTTGTGCAAGATAAGCTTATTGATTTTCTTGGTGGGCACGATAAAGCATTCTTATTCTCTTTTCCATCAACAATAATGGTTATGGGATTGCAAGGCTCAGGTAAAACAACCACAATTGGTAAGTTGGCATACAAAATTAAAAAAGATGCTGAAAAAAATAACCAGGTCAAAAAAATTCTTGTCGGATCTATAGATTTTTATCGTCCAGCAGCAATAGATCAGCTTGAAATTCTTGCAAAACAAGTAGGCGTTACTTTTTATCGTGCGAAAAGCACCGATCCTGTGATGGCAGCAAAAGAAATTTCTTTCTTTTGCCAACATAACGGCTATGACGTTATGTTGTTGGATACTGCAGGGCGTTTGCACATCGATAATACAATGTTGCTCGAGTTGCAAGAAGTAGATGCGCTACTGCAACCGAGCTATAAATTTTTAGTTCTTGATGCAATGACGGGACAAGAGTCGCTTGCAATAGCAAAAGCATTTAATGATATAATCGGTTTTCATGG harbors:
- the hflX gene encoding GTPase HflX; its protein translation is MKKQATATTVHPKTLLLGVQTPEHYLVNMESYFEEFRNLARTNGVHEPEEMMIKIRDIDPGYFLTKGKREEVKNFCDENDIEEVIVSEALSSRQAGNLGELLHCKIFDRTELILEIFEKSAHTAEGKMQVAIAQLQHKKSRLAGKGVHFAQQSGAIGVRGGFGETAKEKETRHIEDGILQLKRHLAKMHSARETQRKQRLSNNEPNICLIGYTNAGKSTILNILTNSNVLAEDKLFATLDTTTRSLFIDGKKKGTISDTVGFIQQLPPRLIDAFKSTLSELHHADLLLHVIDVADPGWENHIRVVHEILTDLQVETPMLYVFNKADKTDTTLLSGALEKYQPYVVVSSLSKKGIAPLVKYIKNWMPDADKN
- the ffh gene encoding signal recognition particle protein translates to MFDFLSQKFSSLFSRLTEVTTLTEDNIQETLEAVQGGLLEADVPYGVVQQFIESVKNEVVGQKITAKLKPAEQLMKVVQDKLIDFLGGHDKAFLFSFPSTIMVMGLQGSGKTTTIGKLAYKIKKDAEKNNQVKKILVGSIDFYRPAAIDQLEILAKQVGVTFYRAKSTDPVMAAKEISFFCQHNGYDVMLLDTAGRLHIDNTMLLELQEVDALLQPSYKFLVLDAMTGQESLAIAKAFNDIIGFHGAILTKMDSDTRGGAAFAFRFVLKKPILFVGEGEKVTDLNLFYPDRAAERILGMGDIRSLIEHAEEKIAANEQEKAEKAFKSGSFSLQDFADQMSMMNRLGSLSQLLKYMPGMGAKISPEMIQRGEVELVRFRAIISSMTLKERLNASVLNNSRMQRVALGAGVKIEEVAMLLKRFEEAKQYVKLLNKFGSV